From Juglans regia cultivar Chandler chromosome 8, Walnut 2.0, whole genome shotgun sequence, the proteins below share one genomic window:
- the LOC108989017 gene encoding probable galacturonosyltransferase-like 7 produces MLWIMRFSGFFSAAMVMIVLSPSLQSFPPAEAIRSSHLDNYLRLPVQVSPPDYLVEFSFRKAPAFRNADECGSVISRISGKTSVCDPNLVHVAITLDVEYLRGSIAAVHSILQHSQCPESIFFHFLVSETNLETLVRSTFPELKFKVYYFDPEVVRGLISTSVRQALEQPLNYARNYLADLLEPCVRRVIYLDSDLVVVDDISKLWTTNLGSRTIGAPEYCHANFTKYFTAGFWLDQRFSGVFEGRKPCYFNSGVMVIDLAKWRRVGYTGRIERWMEIQKSHRIYELGSLPPFLLVFAGHVAPIEHRWNQHGLGGDNIRGSCRDLHPGAVSLLHWSGSGKPWLRLDSKRPCPLDALWAPYDLYGLSH; encoded by the coding sequence ATGCTCTGGATTATGAGGTTCTCTGGCTTCTTCTCCGCCGCAATGGTCATGATCGTCCTCTCTCCTTCCCTGCAGTCCTTCCCTCCCGCCGAAGCCATCCGGTCCTCCCACCTCGACAACTACCTGCGTCTACCCGTTCAAGTGTCCCCTCCCGATTACCTCGTCGAATTTTCGTTCCGAAAAGCCCCGGCTTTTCGCAATGCCGATGAGTGCGGTTCTGTCATCTCGCGTATTTCCGGCAAAACCAGTGTCTGCGATCCTAATTTGGTACACGTGGCGATTACCCTCGACGTCGAGTACCTCCGGGGCTCAATCGCCGCCGTCCATTCGATTCTGCAGCACTCTCAGTGCCCGGAGAGTATCTTCTTCCACTTCCTGGTCTCGGAGACGAATCTGGAAACCTTAGTGAGGTCCACTTTCCCTGAGTTGAAGTTCAAGGTGTACTACTTCGATCCGGAGGTCGTTCGGGGCCTGATTTCGACCTCGGTGAGGCAAGCGCTCGAGCAGCCGCTGAATTACGCGAGGAATTACTTGGCCGATCTTCTGGAGCCCTGCGTGCGGAGAGTGATATACTTGGACTCTGACCTAGTCGTGGTCGACGACATCTCCAAGCTGTGGACTACGAACTTGGGTTCCAGAACCATCGGAGCCCCGGAGTACTGCCACGCCAACTTCACCAAGTACTTCACGGCGGGGTTCTGGTTGGACCAGCGATTTTCCGGTGTTTTCGAGGGCCGGAAGCCGTGCTATTTCAATTCCGGGGTGATGGTAATAGATCTGGCCAAGTGGAGACGGGTCGGGTACACGGGGCGGATCGAGAGGTGGATGGAGATCCAGAAGAGCCACCGGATTTACGAGCTCGGGTCCCTACCGCCGTTCCTGCTGGTATTCGCGGGACACGTGGCGCCCATAGAGCACCGGTGGAACCAGCACGGCTTAGGTGGCGACAACATCAGGGGCAGCTGTCGTGACCTCCACCCCGGTGCGGTTAGCCTGCTGCATTGGTCTGGTAGCGGCAAGCCATGGCTCAGGCTGGACTCCAAGCGACCGTGCCCACTCGACGCTCTTTGGGCACCCTACGACTTGTACGGACTCTCCCACTGA